From the genome of Candidatus Methylomirabilis sp., one region includes:
- a CDS encoding ferredoxin family protein translates to MTYIIAEPCIGVKDRACVDVCPVECIYEGEDQLYIKPEECIDCAACEPECPVTAIFEESAVPEQWKAFIQKNYDYFVQHPDAPVAQRKNA, encoded by the coding sequence ATGACCTATATCATTGCTGAGCCCTGCATCGGGGTGAAGGACCGGGCCTGCGTGGACGTGTGCCCTGTCGAGTGCATCTACGAGGGCGAGGATCAGCTCTACATCAAGCCGGAGGAGTGCATCGACTGCGCCGCCTGCGAGCCGGAGTGCCCGGTCACGGCCATCTTCGAGGAGAGCGCGGTTCCCGAGCAGTGGAAGGCGTTCATCCAGAAGAACTACGACTATTTCGTCCAGCACCCGGACGCCCCGGTGGCGCAGCGCAAGAACGCGTAG
- a CDS encoding ferritin-like domain-containing protein — translation MDGPAFVRGLEESLDQVLRRLSPEETLRAELDGALTIEKLLRIALRSELEATEIAARWLATTPEVEVKLAFARQIGDEAKHYRLIQERLRALGVDVTGFNPLAKGYGELYLYLTSLNDMVERIAAAQFTREAIATVWNREFIAFCERQGDAETARLYREVIQADEGFHHELGKELLGRYATTSQQQAKARTAMNRTLELAEEMQALNVRQGMRHAPTS, via the coding sequence ATGGATGGGCCGGCCTTCGTCAGGGGGCTGGAGGAATCGCTCGATCAGGTGCTCCGGCGGCTTTCCCCGGAGGAGACGCTCCGGGCCGAGTTGGATGGGGCTCTCACCATCGAGAAGTTGTTGAGGATCGCGCTCCGGAGCGAGTTGGAGGCGACCGAGATCGCCGCCCGGTGGCTGGCGACCACCCCCGAGGTCGAGGTGAAGCTGGCCTTCGCGCGCCAGATCGGCGATGAGGCGAAGCACTACCGGCTGATCCAGGAGCGTCTCCGGGCACTGGGGGTCGATGTCACCGGGTTCAATCCCCTGGCCAAGGGGTACGGGGAGCTGTACCTGTACCTGACGAGCCTGAACGACATGGTGGAGCGGATTGCCGCCGCCCAGTTCACCCGGGAGGCCATCGCCACCGTCTGGAACCGGGAGTTCATCGCGTTCTGCGAGCGGCAGGGGGACGCCGAGACCGCCCGCCTCTACCGAGAGGTGATCCAGGCGGACGAGGGGTTCCATCACGAGTTGGGAAAGGAGCTCCTGGGCCGCTACGCCACAACCTCTCAGCAGCAGGCGAAGGCTCGAACCGCGATGAACCGGACCCTGGAGCTGGCGGAGGAGATGCAGGCCCTGAACGTCCGCCAGGGGATGCGACACGCCCCCACGTCGTAG
- a CDS encoding ABC transporter ATP-binding protein encodes MMLAVEDLHVFYGESHILQGVSFAVEPGEVCCLLGRNGAGKSTLLQSIVGFVPPRAGRITFGGVALVGLPPHRVARLGVGYVPEDRRIFPTLTVEEHLRIAARRRNGPGPFGVEAVYRLFPRLRERAAVYGRALSGGEQQMLAIGRALVGNPTLLLLDEPSEGLGPLVVAEIRRVLAELKGAGLSTLLVEQNLPLARALGDRFVLLSKGRVIFAGRAADLRPEDARRYLGV; translated from the coding sequence CTGATGCTGGCGGTGGAGGACCTGCACGTCTTCTACGGGGAGTCCCACATCCTCCAGGGGGTGAGCTTCGCGGTGGAGCCGGGGGAGGTCTGCTGCCTCCTGGGGCGCAATGGGGCAGGGAAGAGCACCCTGCTTCAGAGCATCGTGGGGTTCGTCCCTCCGCGGGCCGGCCGGATCACGTTCGGCGGGGTCGCGCTCGTCGGGCTCCCCCCCCACCGGGTGGCCCGCCTCGGGGTCGGCTACGTGCCGGAGGACCGGCGCATCTTTCCGACCCTCACGGTGGAAGAGCACCTCCGGATCGCGGCGCGGCGAAGGAACGGCCCCGGTCCCTTCGGGGTGGAGGCGGTGTACCGCCTCTTCCCCCGGCTCCGGGAACGGGCCGCCGTGTACGGCCGGGCGCTCTCGGGCGGGGAGCAACAGATGCTCGCCATCGGCCGGGCCCTGGTGGGAAACCCGACCCTCCTGCTGCTGGATGAACCCTCGGAGGGTCTGGGCCCGCTGGTGGTCGCGGAGATCCGGCGTGTCCTGGCGGAACTGAAGGGGGCCGGTCTGAGCACGCTCCTGGTGGAGCAGAACCTCCCGCTGGCCCGGGCGCTGGGGGATCGCTTCGTCCTGCTCAGCAAGGGGCGCGTGATCTTCGCGGGACGGGCCGCTGACCTCCGGCCCGAGGACGCCCGCCGCTACCTGGGGGTGTGA